A region of the Myripristis murdjan chromosome 10, fMyrMur1.1, whole genome shotgun sequence genome:
ccctctgggttcccTGAAGTTGTCAGATGTGTgcgtttgtggtttaaatctgctgccgtggtcgtcgagcaaagacgtttgttcactctgagcgggaagacaagacaaaaaaaaaaataataatccagaagtggatcagtggttgaagcgtagcagcgatacagctggaaacaaggaggaagaagagaagaagaagcagaaacacaaacaagagaatctgctcagtttcacacactgatggagctggactgaccctctgaccacaggagggtttattcctctttttttgctCTGGTCAGGAGGAACCGGGTGGGAAAACAGAGAACTTCAGACAAGgatggaaatattaaaaagtctttattGTTGAAGCTAAAGCATTAAAAACTAGGGACCACCTGCAGTTCTTCATCAGGGCTTCAGAAGagctttgctgttgttgttgttttgaaagaTTAGGCCACCAAAATAAAGACTTCTTAATATTTCCTTCCTGTTCCCCTTGTTGGTGTGAGATTAGGGTTCGCAGGTTCGGTGATTCTGTGATGACCAACATGTCgttatcatcagcatcattcTCTCTGCTCACCATACTTCCAGATATGAAACACCTGGTTGAGGCCGCCGTACTCCACGCTCCAGTAGCCAATCAGCTTGGAGTGTGCGGTGCGCAGGTGGACCTTCTCGTTGGTCAGTTTGAGGAAGGCGGCGTTCTGGTCGGGCCGGATGCAGTAGGTGCGGAACTCGTAGAAGGTGCCGTGTTGCTGCTGGGGGCCGGTTGAGAGTCGCGCACGAGGCTGCAGAAAGGagaccaaaacaacaaacacacaaacagaaagaggtctcactctgctgtctctttctttcctctcggCAGGGTGCACCTCCAGACTCTCCCAGCCCGTCtggggattcaaaccagcaacttAACAGCAACAAatctgttttgatattttttttcacatattttcttCCAGGTAAAAGGCAGGTTTTTCCATGTGGGAACCTTTGATTCACCTCACGACAAATAAACACATGTCTGAGGGATTAAATgaggctgaggagaggagaaaagtcatctttttctacatttttgatcgatcgattgattgattttgtttttctgtccacCTTCTGTCACATGAATTTCATTACcgtatttattttacttaagttCTACTTtgttgaatgtttttctttctcttcttatATCATTACAATAAATGCTGTCATGTTGTTTATCTTCtcatgatgaaaatgaataaaaacagtgcTATAAAAGTGAATGAAGAAACTATTTTTTACAGGCACTGATTAAAGTGAGTGTAGGGCCACGTCGGCCAAgttaaattcagatttttcagattattattttagacATCATCTTGCTGTACAGTGTGACTACAGTGAAGCAGTGCAAGCGGTCACTGATGCACGTTTTTCTATACAGCCTCAGCTCCTGGTTAATTTTAAACTTGAGGGTTTTTCAGTTTGACGTTCATCTCTTGTGCCCTTCACTTGGCTCGGTCCAAAGGTCTCTGTcaggaaaccacacacacacacacacacacacacacacacacacacacacacacacaaaaccaaccaaacacacactctgcacaaaCTTTACATGTTTTTAGTGAGTCTTGTTTTCCTACAGAGAGCGGTGCAGAGTGAGGAGTCTGACTTTACAGCACACAGTGTGAGCTGTGCAGGGTTATATTCACACAGCCTGTAATAAAACACCATAATAAAACTTATTAATCCTATTTCTCATGCAGCACTGCAGTCAAGATCAGAGCAGAGGCTTAAACAGATTTGTTAACAGAGGCTTCTGGACTTCATGCAGACAGATCAGATGGGAGGTGTCTTGACGAGGCCTGCAGCAGTCTGATCTGCCCCACAAATTAacctcaaaatgcaaaaacactaAACTCACACGGAAGGTTGCAGAGAAACTTCCAGACtcaccgcagcagcagcagcagcggctctCTGCAGCAGACCCGCCGGCCTCAGAGCCGCACACAGCTTCAACATGTTGGAGGAAAGTGACAGAACAAGTTCAactgaggaggaagtgagcgctGCTAGGAAGTTAGCAGGGGGACGGAGATCGTCTATTGAGAAGATGTGTCACTCGAGACTTAAAAAGGAAAATCGTAGGGGTTAACTATCACCCCTGAGGACCTGCAACCCAGGAAACTACACACAGCAAATGTCAGAATTTAGCTTCggatgttttattattattattatttaattcgcttgtttaaatttttattaGGATATTTCCCCCACACTAACTATAAGAAATGTCTACATCCATGAGAGAAAAAGGTCTGACTCCAAACTTCATCTTCACTATTTTATGAAATTGCACTCTATTGCATTATAGGAATAATGATTAtgaatattatataatattactTTAATATGATTAATATTCTGAATTCGTGTAATATTTGTGAATATTTGACCCTCAGCACTtccttttttgagtttttctaaACTACTTTTTGcccaaaggtaaaaaaaataaaaaaataaaaaaataaaataataataataataataataataataaattcagaataacaataatcaaagttttatgtgtgttttggccCAATGCTAGATGTAATGTtttgagagaaaacactgaactcCAGTTTAAGTTCTATGAGAGGAAATTGTCTTTGACTGAGCCCTGACTCTGGCCCGGTTCTGGTTCTCGGAAGTAGCATCAGAGTGAGACCTCTTCGTTTTTTTCTACAGGCGTCATGTCGTGTTATTTATCGCTCCGCTGTggcaaataaattatttttcattctttatgTAACTGCAGTCCTCCCGTGTCGATTATGAAAACAGCCGAGTTTTATCTATTCGtttcaaaattatttacaaAATCATATTCACAGAGTTGCGGAAGGTAAATAAAAGACGTGGTTTACGTCACGTCCGACCAGGAAGTAAACGTCCGTGACAGGCGCTTCACGTGTGTTTTCCTCCAAGGTGAAGTTGATGTTTTCTGGTTCCTCTCATGTAGTTTCTCTCGGCGGAGGTGAAGCTGCTCCCTGAGGATGTTCAAGCTGCTCCGCCTTGGTTTACACGAGGCCGCGGCTCTGCAGGGCCGCCGGCCGGCCTGCTGTGTGTCCGCCCTGCGGGACCGGCCGCCGGGCTCCCGGGGCCCCCGGGACTCCCGGGGCTCCGGCCCGGTGCTCacccagcagctctgcctcccaGCCCGGACAGCATGCAGGTTttacagcagcaggagaagagagaggcgGGACACAGCCGAGCTCCGCTACGCCTCCACCGTGGATCCAGACCAGGAGGAGCAGTTCGTCTTCCTGGAGGAGGCCGAGCCGGAGCCGCAGGTCCCGCAGCTGGAGCCGGGACCCCCCGCTGCTCCCGGGCCGCAGGTGTCCTCTGGCAGGACGGGGGCCGGCAGACAGCAGCGGGCTCTGGAgcggcagctgcagcagctgcaggccgAGCCAGACCCGGACCCGGAGCCGGACTGCATCCACTTCCATGACACGGACTTCCCGCTGGACCAGAGCATCCTGACggccaagaggaagaggacgaaGAAAGGTAAAGACAGGGGGGTGTAACGGAACAGGTGTCTTTATTGGCAGAATCAAAAATTCTAATGGAATATTCagttaaagaaataaaagaaatatagaagaagaggagaggagtggtgGAGTGCAGGTCTCCTCCAGGTGTCCGGATGCAGGATGcgggctccgggctccgggctccgggctccgggctccgggcCTCCCTGCTGCCCACAGCCCTGCAGACTCAGCTGCTGATTATACTGTGGAAAGCTTTTCAATTTAGAAGTGACATTACTGtgtgattcaaatataatacagtgcaGTGTGGGGCTGGGGCGATGTGCTTATCCTGATTTGATAGTCACAATACTTGGGTGGCGATTCGATATGTATTGCGATTTTTATGATTCAATACTGCAATtaattgcaatttttgttttttaatctcctcTAGTCTGTGTTTTAAAGCCCTCCACGGATTAGCTCCACTTTACATTGTTGATCTTTTAAAGCCACATGCTCCCTCTAGGTCATTAAGGTCAGCCAATTTGATGCGTCTTGAGGTCCCTAAAACAAGGCTCAAGAACAGGGGGGACCGAGCCTTCTCCGTTGCTGCCCCTAGGTTGTGGAACGAGTTGCCTCTCCATGTAAGGCAGGCCCCCAGCCTGCCGGTTTTTAAATCACTGCTCAAAACTTACTTTTACTCcttggcttttaacccagccTGAGAGCTGTAGAATCTTGTATTTTAtggttgttatatttttatgttttgttttatgttttatgtttttatacttttatgtttttacactttgtatgttttatgttttttacatttttatgtatccacgttttctttttatgattttatgtttcttctatgttctgatgtcttttatccctatgtacagcactttggtcaacctgGTTGTTTTaagtgtgctttataaataaatttggattggattggatttggatttgtaaagtttgatgaggctgtgattctcctagaggtcactagaggtcattttctccagcgacgtccagtttgacaaaagtctctgcctgcagtgaaatggctgctatgggggccaacatcatcacacaggaatcaaatgtggctcattgaatccacaagagtctcagctttccagtcaaagccaactgatgcagctccaagactgtttaggccccagtctgcacacacacaccattttacaacaggccacaagaacacatgtggactgcaggctttggggcccaaactgcatgggattagcagaaggtgggcgtgtctgcaaaggggagagaacccattttcattcacacatctggaggtcagaggtcaagggacccacCTGGAACTGACCATACCAAAATTTAGCTGAACTTTGGGGCGAGATTTAGCCGTCTTGTTGTACCAACAGATTCCTTAGGTCCTCTAGTTTCATATGACACCATATGATATATTTACTCGGAATCGATTAAGTAATAAAAAGACTTTAATGAAAGAATTCTTCAAACTTGAAATAGAAAAAGATTAAATGTGTATTAATGCCGATATTGATCAgtataataatatttttgttgctgttgttccagTTAAAGGTCAGCAGAAGATCTTCGGCTCTCCTGATGTGGACGAGCCGGTCAGCGACGTGTGCTGCTCAGGCTGCGGCGCCTTGCTGCACTGCGCCGCCGCCAACGTGGCGGGCTACCTGCCCAGCGAGAAGTACAAGGCTCTGCTGCAGGAGGGGCGGCTCGGCAGCGCCACCTGCCAGCGCTGCTACCTGCTGACGCACCACCGCCGGGCGCTGAACGTCACCATGTCCAGGGAGGAGTACAGGGACATCGTGCGCGGCATCAAGTCCCAGAAGGCCCTGGTGCTGCTCATCGTGGACCTGCTGGACGTCCCGGACTCCATCGTGCCCGACCTGCTGGAGCTGGTGGGCGGCGGCAAGCACATCGTCGTCCTGGGCAACAAGGTGGACCTGCTGCCGGGGGACTCGCCCAACTACCTGCAGCGGATCAAGCGGCAGCTGTCGCAGTACTGCGTGGACGCCGGCCTCGGGGACCGCGTCACGGACGTCCACCTGATCAGCGCCAAGACGGGCTACGGCGTGGAGCGGCTGATCTCCAGCCTGCAGAGCTCCTGGAAGTACAAGGGCGACGTGTACCTGGTGGGCACGGCCAACGCCGGCAAGTCCACGCTCTTCAACACGCTGCTGGAGTCCGACTACTGCAAGTCCAAGGCCTCTGACGTCTTCCACAAGGCCACCATCTCACCgtggcctggtgtgtgtgtgtgtgtgtgtgtgtgtgtgtgtgttcactgtcagAGCACAACTCAAGAACCCAGTCAGCCGAGTCCTGCAGGGTCTGCCAGGGTGTCCTCAGCAGAATGAGGAATCATTTACAGCAAATCTGATCcaccatcactgatctgacctttaaatgtatagctttatttgtaattgtaaatataatttattatatatttatattttcatatttttatatttaattttctatttatttggtttgggggggtgggggagtcagataattttttgtaatttttttttacatttgtcttttttttaaatcccactttttaaaaaaattaatcataTTTTTTACACTTATgtctacagttttttttttttttttttgctattttcctAATCACCATTTTCCCATAGTTTTGAAAGagatcaagtgaattttctcggGTTTCCAAGGTTGAATTTGTTTCGATGTCATACTTTGATACtctgagattaaaccagaaagaagaaaatgttccaaatgatcactcacacactctaatttaatttaatttaattccagtgaattaaattacagtgaaactaTTTGTGGGACCCCGCACTGAAAACCTCTGGGTTggactgcagttttttttttccagtgttcacAGAGGAACATTTAACACGTTCGCTCGGAGAATAAAAGCCTCGTTGTTCTGCAGTCGGAGGTCAGCAGCCTCTCTGTGTCGTCACAGCAGCTTTTAATCTGACGAGAG
Encoded here:
- the noa1 gene encoding nitric oxide-associated protein 1 encodes the protein MFKLLRLGLHEAAALQGRRPACCVSALRDRPPGSRGPRDSRGSGPVLTQQLCLPARTACRFYSSRRRERRDTAELRYASTVDPDQEEQFVFLEEAEPEPQVPQLEPGPPAAPGPQVSSGRTGAGRQQRALERQLQQLQAEPDPDPEPDCIHFHDTDFPLDQSILTAKRKRTKKVKGQQKIFGSPDVDEPVSDVCCSGCGALLHCAAANVAGYLPSEKYKALLQEGRLGSATCQRCYLLTHHRRALNVTMSREEYRDIVRGIKSQKALVLLIVDLLDVPDSIVPDLLELVGGGKHIVVLGNKVDLLPGDSPNYLQRIKRQLSQYCVDAGLGDRVTDVHLISAKTGYGVERLISSLQSSWKYKGDVYLVGTANAGKSTLFNTLLESDYCKSKASDVFHKATISPWPGTTLNLLKFPIINPTPYRMMRRRERLSEAARQADSELPPAELRRLQQLSRHGYLVGRVGRTFRADSGARRHVIEFDADSLAFGENAAGEPTQPASSSSPDVEFSHNELKDAHWLFDTPGIMKERDILSLLTEEEVKLLVPTRAIVPRTFVLKPGTSLFLGGLGRIDYLQGERSCWFSVVASSQLPVHLTSVEKADAVYQKHAGHTLLGVPLGGAERMQQFPALVCEDVRLQGEGFLQATADIKLCSAGWVAVTAAEGQQLLLRLHGPAAAGFSVRKPPLLPHVVALKGKRIHRSAAYKPVRPAALVDSSLSAPGSSIKKKKKKEEEEKRKERKTT